TGGCATAGATGTGAAGTGCATCATGGTGTAAGTGGGAGCTGTGATATTGTGCCCACAGGGGTGCAGTAATAAGGGTGCTGGCATAGATGTGAAGTGCATCATGGTGTAAGTGGGAGTTGTGATATTGTACCCACAGGGGTGCAGTAATAAGGGTGCTGGCATAGATGTGAAGTGCATCATGGTGTAAGTGGGAGTTGTGATATTGTGCCCACAGGGGTGCAGTAATAAGGGTGCTGGCATAGATGTGAAGTGCATCATGGTGTAAGTGGGAGCTGTGATATTGTGCCCACAGGGGTGCAGTAATAAGGGTGCTGGCATAGATGTGAAGTGCATCATGGTGTAAGTGGGAGCTGTGATATTGTACCCACAGGGGTGCAGTAATAAGGGTGCTGGCATAGATGTGAAGTGCATCATGGTGTAAGTGGGAGTTGTGATATTGTGCCCACAGGGGTGCAGTAATAAGGGTGCTGGCATAGATGTGAAGTGCATCATGGTGTAAGTGGGAGTTGTGATATTGTGCCCACAGGGGTGCAGTAATAAGGGTGCTGGCATAGATGTGAAGTGCATCATGGTGTAAGTGGGAGTTGTGATATTGTACCCACAGGGGTGCAGTAATAAGGGTGCTGGCATAGATGTGAAGTGCATCATGGTGTAAGTGGGAGTTGTGATATTGTACCCACAGGGGTGCAGTAATAAGGGTGCTGGCATAGATGTGAAGTGCATCATGGTGTAAGTGGGAGTTGTGATATTGTACCCACAGGGGTGCAGTAATAAGGGTGCTGGCATAGATGTGAAGTGCATCATGGTGTAAGTGGGAGTTGTGATATTGTACCCACAGGGGTGCAGTAATAAGGGTGCTGGCATAGATGTGAAGTGCATCATGGTGTAAGTGGGAGCTGTGATATTGTGCCCACAGGGGTGCAGTAATAAGGGTGCTGGCATAGATGTGAAGTGCATCATGGTGTAAGTGGGAGCTGTGATATTGTGCCCACAGGGGTGCAGTAATAAGGGTGCTGGCATAGATGTGAAGTGCATCATGGTGTAAGTGGGAGCTGTGATATTGTACCCACAGGGGTGCAGTAATAAGGGTGCTGGCATAGATGTGAAGTGCATCATGGTGTAAGTGGGAGCTGTGATATTGTGCCCACAGGGGTGCAGTAATAAGGGTGCTGGCATAGATGTGAAGTGCATCATGGTGTAAGTGGGAGCTGTGATATTGTGCCCACAGGGGTGCAGTAATAAGGGTGCTGGCATAGATGTGAAGTGCATCATGGTGTAAGTGGGAGCTGTGATATTGTACCCACAGGGGTGCAGTAATAAGGGTGCTGGCATAGATGTGAAGTGCATCATGGTGTAAGTGGGAGCTGTGATATTGTGCCCACAGGGGTGCAGTAATAAGGGTGCTGGCATAGATGTGAAGTGCATCATGGTGTAAGTGGGAGTTGTGATATTGTACCCACAGGGGTGCAGTAATAAGGGTGCTGGCATAGATGTGAAGTGCATCATGGTGTAAGTGGGAGTTGTGATATTGTACCCACAGGGGTGCAGTAATAAGGGTGCTGGCATAGATGTGAAGTGCATCATGGTGTAAGTGGGAGTTGTGATATTGTGCCCACAGGGGTGCAGTAATAAGGGTGCTGGCATAGATGTGAAGTGCATCATGGTGTAAGTGGGAGTTGTGATATTGTGCCCACAGGGGTGCAGTAATAAGGGTGCTGGCATAGATGTGAGGTGCATCATGGTGTAAGTGGGAGTTGTGATATTGTGCCCACAGGGGTGCAGTAATAAGGGTGCTGGCATAGATGTGAAGTGCATCATGGTGTAAGTGGGAGTTGTGATATTGTGCCCACAGGGGTGCAGTAATAAGGGTGCTGGCATAGATGTGAAGTGCATCATGGTGTAAGTGGGAGTTGTGATATTGTACCCACAGGGGTGCAGTAATAAGGGTGCTGGCATAGATGTGAAGTGCATCATGGTGTAAGTGGGAGTTGTGATATTGTGCCCACAGGGGTGCAGTAATAAGGGTGCTGGCATAGATGTGAAGTGCATCATGGTGTAAGTGGGAGTTGTGATATTGTACCCACAGGGGTGCAGTAATAAGGGTGCTGGCATAGATGTGAAGTGCATCATGGTGTAAGTGGGAGTTGTGATATTGTGCCCACAGGGGTGCAGTAATAAGGGTGCTGGCATAGATGTGAAGTGCATCATGGTGTAAGTGGGAGCTGTGATATTGTGCCCACAGGGGTGCAGTAATAAGGGTGCTGGCATAGATGTGAAGTGCATCATGGTGTAAGTGGGAGTTGTGATATTGTACCCACAGGGGTGCAGTAATAAGGGTGCTGGCATAGATGTGAAGTGCATCATGGTGTAAGTGGGAGCTGTGATATTGTGCCCACAGGGGTGCAGTAATAAGGGTGCTGGCATAGATGTGAAGTGCATCATGGTGTAAGTGGGAGTTGTGATATTGTACCCACAGGGGTGCAGTAATAAGGGTGCTGGCATAGATGTGAAGTGCATCATGGTGTAAGTGGGAGTTGTGATATTGTGCCCACAGGGGTGCAGTAATAAGGGTGCTGGCATAGATGTGAAGTGCATCATGGTGTAAGTGGGAGCTGTGATATTGTGCCCACAGGGGTGCAGTAATAAGGGTGCTGGCATAGATGTGAAGTGCATCATGGTGTAAGTGGGAGCTGTGATATTGTACCCACAGGGGTGCAGTAATAAGGGTGCTGGCATAGATGTGAAGTGCATCATGGTGTAAGTGGGAGTTGTGATATTGTGCCCACAGGGGTGCAGTAATAAGGGTGCTGGCATAGATGTGAAGTGCATCATGGTGTAAGTGGGAGTTGTGATATTGTGCCCACAGGGGTGCAGTAATAAGGGTGCTGGCATAGATGTGAAGTGCATCATGGTGTAAGTGGGAGTTGTGATATTGTACCCACAGGGGTGCAGTAATAAGGGTGCTGGCATAGATGTGAAGTGCATCATGGTGTAAGTGGGAGTTGTGATATTGTACCCACAGGGGTGCAGTAATAAGGGTGCTGGCATAGATGTGAAGTGCATCATGGTGTAAGTGGGAGTTGTGATATTGTACCCACAGGGGTGCAGTAATAAGGGTGCTGGCATAGATGTGAAGTGCATCATGGTGTAAGTGGGAGTTGTGATATTGTACCCACAGGGGTGCAGTAATAAGGGTGCTGGCATAGATGTGAAGTGCATCATGGTGTAAGTGGGAGCTGTGATATTGTGCCCACAGGGGTGCAGTAATAAGGGTGCTGGCATAGATGTGAAGTGCATCATGGTGTAAGTGGGAGCTGTGATATTGTGCCCACAGGGGTGCAGTAATAAGGGTGCTGGCATAGATGTGAAGTGCATCATGGTGTAAGTGGGAGCTGTGATATTGTACCCACAGGGGTGCAGTAATAAGGGTGCTGGCATAGATGTGAAGTGCATCATGGTGTAAGTGGGAGCTGTGATATTGTGCCCACAGGGGTGCAGTAATAAGGGTGCTGGCATAGATGTGAAGTGCATCATGGTGTAAGTGGGAGCTGTGATATTGTGCCCACAGGGGTGCAGTAATAAGGGTGCTGGCATAGATGTGAAGTGCATCATGGTGTAAGTGGGAGCTGTGATATTGTACCCACAGGGGTGCAGTAATAAGGGTGCTGGCATAGATGTGAAGTGCATCATGGTGTAAGTGGGAGCTGTGATATTGTGCCCACAGGGGTGCAGTAATAAGGGTGCTGGCATAGATGTGAAGTGCATCATGGTGTAAGTGGGAGCTGTGATATTGTGCCCACAGGGGTGCAGTAATAAGGGTGCTGGCATAGATGTGAAGTGCATCATGGTGTAAGTGGGAGCTTTGATATTGTGCCCACAGGGGTGCAGTAATAAGGGTGCTGGCATAGATGTGAAGTGCATCATGGTGTAAGTGGGAGCTTTGATATTGTGCCCACTAGACAGTGGTGGGAACCTCTATGATGACCTATCAGCAGCTGCCCGCCGGCAGTGCCAGTGTTAACGATCTGCATGGTGGGGAGAGGAGTGATGAGGGAGGTGACACTCCACTAGTCTTGGATGGATGAGGAATGCACTAGAGATGGCTCAGCCCGTGCACTGAGCACCCACAGTCTGCGGAGCTGCACTACACTGCGATGGAGCCCGCTCGGGAGCAGCATTAACCCTTTCTACCGCTCCACAATCCTGCGATGTGCGCGATGCTGAGCGCCTCCTCCTCCAGTGCAGCGTGTGGTTCCTGCAGGGATGTTATGTGCGTCACCACACGTCAGCCCCAGCATCTTCCTCCTTCTATCATTCACACACTGCCCCTCTCGTATAGTGGGCAGCCCGAGGAGAGAACACGGAGCAGCTGCCTGGGGTGTATGGACACCATGCCCACCCATCGCCACCTCCTGCCTCGCAACTTCAGCTGCACAGCGGTTCTCTATGGCGAAAGCCCGGAGAGCCTAGAGGATGAAGACGTCACTGATGGTGAGGAAGAGACGGTGGAGAAGACCAAGGAGCCCAGCAAACCTGTCACCCGGGGCAGAGAGGTTAGTGTGGTGCCACAGAGCCCATCTGCCCGCAGAAGAGCCAAGTCCTTACCCACATCTACTGAGCGCAGGCACCTGGAGGTGGTGGCCCCAAGGAAAAAGGAGGTACGTTTTGCAGACTCTCTGGGGCTGGAGCTGACCTCAGTCCGGCACTTTTGCGATGCTGATATGCCTAGAGTTCCTTACCATGTTCTTGCAGGGTTGCGCTGCAGGGAAGCTTGTCCCGCGGGGGCGGAGCTTAGCACATTGTTGCTCCGCCCCACTTCTCAACTGGAGCCGTTATTTACCAACCCAGGCACAAAAGCAGACTTCCTAGACTTGGTGAGACACCGTAAGGTGTGCCTAGAGACCATTCACACAGATCCATTCAGCATCAGTGGAGATCTCCGAGTACTTAATCTGTCCTATGAGAAGGAAGTGATGGTCAGGTACTCAGTGGATTCTTGGAGTACTTCCTCTGAAGTGATGGCCACCTTCCAACGAGGATTTAGTGACAGATATACCGACCGATTTTCATTTAAGCTGCTCTGCCCAACCCTGTTGAATAAGGAGGAGGTGTTGGAGTTTGCCATTCGGTACAAGGTTTGCGGAACAGAATACTGGGATAATAATGATGGAGTAAACtacaaaatcaagagtcaaaaaGCCACTGTCTCTCCACCAAAGGAGTATGAGAGTGCATGGATTCACTTTATATAGCACTATGGAGGGTTGGGGAAGGCACGGGATTAGCTAGCCTTCAGATCACTACACTATGATAGAAAAGCAAAGCTAGGGGCCCCCATTGAAGGTCACTGGAGGTTGTGAGGTTCCAAGGAAATAAGCTACGGTGCTGGGTCATTATTAGTCTATAATTTTGCCCAATTTTGTTTGCTGTC
The sequence above is a segment of the Hyla sarda isolate aHylSar1 chromosome 6, aHylSar1.hap1, whole genome shotgun sequence genome. Coding sequences within it:
- the LOC130276597 gene encoding protein phosphatase 1 regulatory subunit 3D-like, with product MCAMLSASSSSAACGSCRDVMCVTTRQPQHLPPSIIHTLPLSYSGQPEERTRSSCLGCMDTMPTHRHLLPRNFSCTAVLYGESPESLEDEDVTDGEEETVEKTKEPSKPVTRGREVSVVPQSPSARRRAKSLPTSTERRHLEVVAPRKKEVRFADSLGLELTSVRHFCDADMPRVPYHVLAGLRCREACPAGAELSTLLLRPTSQLEPLFTNPGTKADFLDLVRHRKVCLETIHTDPFSISGDLRVLNLSYEKEVMVRYSVDSWSTSSEVMATFQRGFSDRYTDRFSFKLLCPTLLNKEEVLEFAIRYKVCGTEYWDNNDGVNYKIKSQKATVSPPKEYESAWIHFI